From a region of the Methylomonas rapida genome:
- the ihfA gene encoding integration host factor subunit alpha: MALTKADIAEKLFEDLGLNKREAKEIVELFFEEIKRSLECGEQVKISGFGKFELRDKSGRPGRNPKTGEEIPITPRRVVTFRTGQKLKARVEAYAGTQ, from the coding sequence GTGGCATTAACCAAAGCAGATATTGCTGAAAAACTGTTCGAAGATCTCGGTTTGAATAAACGTGAAGCCAAAGAAATCGTCGAGCTGTTTTTTGAAGAAATCAAACGCTCGCTTGAATGCGGCGAACAAGTCAAAATCTCCGGTTTCGGCAAATTCGAATTACGCGATAAAAGCGGGCGCCCCGGGCGTAACCCGAAAACGGGCGAGGAAATTCCGATTACGCCTCGCCGCGTCGTGACATTTAGAACCGGCCAAAAACTAAAAGCTCGAGTAGAAGCCTATGCTGGAACCCAGTAA
- a CDS encoding MerR family transcriptional regulator: protein MLEPSNNNELPVIPAKRYFTIGEVSDLCGVKPHVLRYWEQEFSELSPVKRRGNRRYYQRHDVLLIRQIRALLYEQGYTIGGARAHLASDHAKEDSLRTKQLIHQMIGELEDILELLK, encoded by the coding sequence ATGCTGGAACCCAGTAATAATAATGAATTGCCGGTCATACCGGCAAAAAGATATTTCACTATCGGTGAGGTCAGTGATTTGTGTGGCGTCAAACCACACGTCCTGCGTTACTGGGAACAGGAATTCAGTGAACTGAGCCCGGTCAAGCGGCGAGGCAATCGCCGTTATTACCAACGGCACGATGTTCTGCTGATTCGGCAGATACGCGCCTTGTTATATGAGCAAGGCTACACCATAGGCGGTGCCCGGGCGCATTTGGCAAGCGATCACGCCAAGGAAGATTCCCTGCGCACAAAGCAGTTGATACACCAAATGATAGGTGAGTTAGAGGATATTTTGGAACTTTTGAAGTAA
- a CDS encoding JAB domain-containing protein yields the protein MSVLDNQHRIIACDELFRGTIDGASVYPREVVKAALYYNAAALIMAHFVARHKMGLMCPVNLCAC from the coding sequence GTGTCTGTTCTTGACAATCAACACCGCATCATCGCTTGCGATGAATTATTCCGGGGTACGATTGATGGCGCTAGCGTGTACCCGCGCGAAGTCGTCAAAGCGGCGCTGTACTATAATGCGGCGGCGCTAATCATGGCCCATTTTGTGGCGCGCCACAAAATGGGCCTTATGTGCCCCGTTAATTTATGTGCCTGTTAG
- a CDS encoding ATP-binding protein yields MNTTQLSVNPEKLINNLRFSFTQSTTVLGELMQNARRAGATFVSFEYSEDARTLTVCDDGCGIACLKTLLTVAESGWDVEVIEREHPFGLGFLSAIFACDAISVDSKGGRFSVGTAKLLAFQPIAIEPADWQGITRLTLTQFKPEADRIESQLRRLARGYPIEVRFNGVSLDRPRAVNSTLPFIKTELGELYLYGLSQGEDWLRQSEYFHLYLQGLPVYHSHHERDPGHVIHLDSSRFFARLPDRDKLIDEAQVIAEVKQVLQREARQRLEAIKHQLSAVAFVQGYNALKTYRCLDLLNDVPLLPQQVLAIIQDYPIKEGCSNVNLTAVSQPVSRSDVENGLVKVADLDDLDEVGALRWMFAWHRDYRVFRPGLDARHWLFSYLVDLNAPVITLDIVNETHRAFFEGQWVSGQAVFCEKYRLTLNGESVDIDHDAVYDEDQDCFIVPSRETSGLVVCQASSYYDEWDTFMESAKEADEWDFHNFVVANTADKPADALQRLLPTFNSCPALFSRTFQIVLGNDGDVVTVAEM; encoded by the coding sequence ATGAACACCACACAATTATCGGTAAACCCCGAAAAACTGATCAACAACCTACGCTTCAGCTTTACCCAGTCCACCACGGTACTGGGAGAGCTGATGCAAAATGCCCGCCGTGCCGGCGCCACGTTCGTCAGCTTCGAGTATTCGGAAGACGCTCGAACCTTGACGGTGTGTGACGATGGCTGCGGCATTGCCTGTTTGAAAACGTTACTCACCGTAGCTGAGTCCGGCTGGGATGTTGAGGTCATCGAACGGGAACATCCGTTTGGATTGGGATTTTTGTCGGCAATCTTTGCCTGCGATGCCATCAGCGTCGACAGCAAAGGCGGTCGATTTTCGGTGGGTACAGCCAAGCTTTTGGCCTTCCAACCGATTGCGATCGAACCCGCGGACTGGCAAGGCATCACGCGTTTGACGTTGACCCAGTTCAAACCGGAAGCGGATCGGATTGAATCCCAGTTGCGTCGCTTGGCACGGGGATATCCGATTGAGGTGCGCTTTAACGGTGTCAGTCTGGATCGGCCGCGAGCGGTTAACTCAACATTACCGTTCATCAAGACCGAACTGGGTGAGCTGTATTTGTATGGTTTGTCCCAGGGCGAAGACTGGTTACGACAGTCGGAGTATTTTCATCTGTATCTGCAAGGCTTGCCGGTCTATCACAGTCATCACGAACGAGACCCCGGTCATGTGATCCATTTGGATTCAAGCCGGTTTTTCGCGCGGTTGCCGGATCGGGATAAGTTGATTGATGAAGCACAGGTGATAGCCGAGGTTAAGCAGGTTCTGCAACGGGAAGCCAGGCAACGCCTGGAAGCGATCAAGCACCAGCTGTCGGCGGTGGCGTTTGTACAGGGCTACAACGCACTGAAAACCTACCGCTGCCTGGATTTACTGAATGACGTACCGTTATTGCCCCAACAGGTATTGGCGATTATTCAGGACTATCCGATCAAGGAAGGTTGCAGCAATGTGAATTTGACAGCGGTTTCACAACCGGTCAGTCGAAGCGATGTGGAAAACGGCCTTGTCAAAGTCGCCGACCTGGATGATCTCGATGAGGTCGGTGCGCTACGCTGGATGTTTGCTTGGCACAGGGATTATCGGGTGTTTCGGCCGGGGTTGGATGCCAGGCATTGGCTGTTTTCGTACCTGGTCGATTTGAACGCGCCGGTCATCACCCTAGACATCGTCAACGAAACGCACCGCGCGTTTTTTGAAGGGCAATGGGTGAGTGGTCAGGCGGTATTTTGTGAAAAATACCGGTTAACCCTGAATGGCGAGTCTGTTGACATCGATCACGATGCCGTCTATGACGAGGATCAGGACTGCTTCATCGTACCCAGTCGGGAGACATCCGGATTGGTGGTTTGCCAGGCATCGTCCTACTACGACGAATGGGATACGTTCATGGAATCCGCCAAGGAAGCCGATGAATGGGATTTTCATAACTTCGTGGTGGCCAATACGGCTGACAAACCAGCGGACGCATTGCAACGACTGTTGCCGACCTTTAACAGTTGTCCGGCGCTGTTTTCCAGGACCTTTCAAATCGTGCTCGGCAATGATGGCGATGTCGTCACCGTTGCGGAAATGTAG
- a CDS encoding VWA domain-containing protein: protein MKNRTLHNAFPIVAAAIGNRFGVKVSVGGEQAYTDGKSIQLPAYEGDDPDYQDVAWGLLAHEAAHIRYSDFTLRYGHSVLRRRLCNAIEDVRIEHELAKDFPGTRLTIRTVIEKMIAKGDFVASRIDEHPANILYSYVLKSLRASVLGQSALRPLVEETEIALKATFPNGAVTRLKGLLSEVPEGLQSESDCLHLTDRILTMIEEAFEQQRQRNQAQQSENEEGSPESDDADQDADSEDSDDSNDQDSQDEVEPDERLPNDTDDNTSSEPAGNDDSNPKNPDDEPTTPSDSSTSDPQGEDEENTEIADPIGILQTLLSAEDADIEQDIFESLKSALSLTAENVSELLMPSGLEPPMDERAGAILLRKVQGESGKIRAALQGIVQSQTLSRTQHACRGRRLDGKRLHRLPLGEIRVFQRQQAKAAPNTAIHLLLDKSESMGYQVTDSQGQPIGSRMPIALEATLALALAFEEIPGVNPGVTAFPGRQDDSVYRLLEHGQRVNARTGAFSVAAAGSTPMTEAIWFGVASLLRCREPRKVLMVMTDGQPNESLSTLELLQRCRDSGIETVGVGLGLDVSHLFPVAITINDLSELRAQLFELSKAVLLAA from the coding sequence ATGAAAAATAGAACCTTACACAACGCCTTTCCCATCGTTGCGGCGGCCATTGGCAATCGCTTTGGCGTCAAAGTCAGCGTCGGTGGTGAACAAGCTTATACCGATGGCAAATCGATTCAATTGCCGGCCTATGAGGGCGACGATCCGGATTATCAGGATGTCGCCTGGGGTCTGTTAGCGCATGAAGCGGCGCATATTCGCTATTCGGATTTTACGCTGCGCTATGGGCATTCGGTCTTACGTCGGCGGCTTTGCAATGCCATTGAAGATGTCCGCATCGAGCACGAATTGGCCAAAGACTTTCCGGGGACTCGACTGACGATACGTACGGTCATCGAAAAGATGATTGCCAAAGGCGACTTTGTCGCCAGCCGTATCGACGAACATCCAGCTAATATTCTGTACAGCTATGTCTTGAAAAGCTTGCGTGCCAGTGTATTGGGTCAGTCGGCGTTACGGCCGTTGGTCGAGGAAACCGAAATCGCATTGAAGGCAACGTTTCCAAACGGTGCGGTGACGCGGCTGAAAGGCTTGCTGTCCGAAGTACCGGAAGGTTTGCAATCGGAGTCCGATTGCCTGCATTTGACCGATCGCATCCTGACCATGATCGAGGAAGCATTCGAGCAACAACGGCAGCGGAATCAGGCGCAACAATCTGAAAATGAGGAAGGTTCGCCTGAATCGGATGATGCGGATCAAGACGCAGACTCAGAAGATTCGGACGATTCGAATGACCAGGATTCCCAAGATGAAGTGGAACCCGATGAACGATTACCCAACGATACTGACGACAATACGTCTTCAGAACCGGCGGGTAATGATGATTCGAATCCCAAAAATCCTGACGATGAACCGACAACGCCATCCGACAGTTCGACATCCGACCCGCAAGGTGAAGATGAAGAAAACACGGAGATTGCCGATCCGATTGGCATCTTGCAAACCCTATTGTCCGCCGAAGACGCTGACATCGAGCAGGATATATTCGAGTCATTGAAATCGGCGTTGTCGTTGACGGCGGAAAACGTGTCGGAACTGCTGATGCCCAGTGGCCTCGAACCGCCCATGGACGAACGAGCCGGTGCGATTTTACTGCGCAAGGTGCAAGGCGAATCGGGAAAAATCCGTGCCGCGCTGCAAGGCATCGTGCAATCGCAAACCCTGAGCCGCACGCAACATGCCTGTCGTGGTCGGCGGCTGGATGGCAAGCGTTTGCATCGCCTGCCTCTCGGTGAAATCAGGGTATTTCAACGTCAACAGGCGAAAGCGGCACCGAATACGGCGATTCATTTATTACTCGATAAATCCGAAAGCATGGGTTATCAGGTGACAGATAGCCAAGGGCAACCGATTGGATCGCGTATGCCGATTGCGTTGGAAGCGACCTTAGCGCTGGCCTTGGCCTTTGAAGAGATTCCGGGGGTTAATCCCGGCGTCACCGCGTTTCCAGGGCGTCAGGACGATTCGGTCTATCGCTTGCTGGAACATGGTCAACGTGTGAATGCTCGAACCGGTGCCTTTTCGGTAGCCGCCGCCGGCAGTACACCAATGACTGAAGCGATTTGGTTTGGTGTGGCGTCACTGCTGCGATGCAGGGAACCGCGCAAAGTGTTGATGGTGATGACCGATGGTCAGCCCAACGAGTCACTGAGCACACTGGAGTTGTTGCAGCGCTGCCGCGATAGCGGTATTGAAACCGTCGGTGTGGGGTTGGGACTGGATGTCAGTCATCTCTTCCCGGTTGCCATCACCATTAACGATCTTTCAGAGCTGAGAGCGCAATTGTTCGAGCTCTCGAAAGCGGTGTTGTTAGCGGCGTAA
- a CDS encoding DUF3150 domain-containing protein yields MTHTQLILDQVVLIKVDATIYGARKKLNKEDLVLADGSKLPPEDLASLGSKRLLDPDRLSVFNRLKKEAERICLRVGTRFLGGFIVPVAAAAQVTAELDRIARDFAQARAEFLDGYDAAVQDWMVKHPEFAGIIEKAIDSMALVATRLAFDYLVVSVALPEQIPTQEVERLESKLGSLSEQMFHEIAVDANLLVEQSLLGKEQVTRNALRPIKRIRDKLDGLSFLDHRVAPVVATIDDLLGKIPNRGSIEGSLLQEILATAMLLADPDKTRRHGEGLLAAQAPAPKLATDTDVDVEETVDPTEPESSELPASPTPVIPVIAESVSSDPDFTDLFDGIFDDDLEAESATEDWALEVLLINHQSDLEAGHDADKPNHSEAPAEPITVTAGNDEETDDSDQDYWF; encoded by the coding sequence ATGACACACACCCAACTCATTCTGGACCAAGTGGTCTTGATCAAAGTCGACGCCACGATTTACGGCGCGCGCAAGAAGCTCAACAAGGAGGATCTGGTACTGGCCGATGGGAGCAAGTTGCCACCGGAGGATTTGGCCAGTTTGGGCTCGAAGCGCTTGCTCGACCCGGATCGGCTTTCGGTGTTCAACCGGCTAAAGAAGGAAGCAGAACGCATTTGTTTGCGCGTCGGCACCCGATTTCTCGGCGGCTTCATCGTACCGGTGGCGGCAGCGGCGCAGGTCACGGCGGAACTGGATCGCATCGCCAGGGATTTTGCCCAGGCACGGGCCGAGTTTCTGGATGGCTACGATGCGGCGGTACAAGACTGGATGGTCAAACATCCGGAATTTGCCGGCATCATCGAAAAGGCCATCGACTCAATGGCCTTGGTCGCCACCCGCTTGGCGTTTGATTACCTGGTGGTCTCGGTCGCTTTACCCGAACAGATACCAACACAGGAGGTCGAACGCCTGGAAAGCAAACTCGGTTCGTTGAGCGAGCAGATGTTCCATGAAATCGCGGTGGACGCCAACTTGCTGGTCGAGCAATCGTTACTCGGCAAGGAACAAGTCACCCGCAACGCGCTCAGGCCGATCAAACGCATCCGCGACAAACTCGATGGTTTGAGTTTTCTGGATCATCGGGTGGCGCCTGTGGTAGCAACCATTGACGACTTGCTCGGCAAGATCCCGAATCGGGGATCGATCGAAGGCAGTTTACTGCAAGAAATCCTCGCCACGGCGATGTTGCTGGCCGATCCGGATAAAACCCGGCGGCACGGTGAAGGTTTGTTGGCGGCGCAAGCGCCTGCACCGAAGCTAGCGACCGATACTGACGTTGATGTCGAAGAAACCGTCGATCCAACGGAACCCGAGTCATCCGAATTGCCAGCATCACCAACACCCGTCATCCCTGTCATTGCAGAGTCCGTTTCGAGCGATCCGGATTTTACCGATCTGTTTGACGGCATCTTTGATGATGATCTGGAAGCGGAATCGGCAACGGAAGACTGGGCTTTGGAGGTCTTGCTGATTAACCATCAGTCTGATCTGGAAGCCGGTCATGATGCAGATAAACCTAATCACTCTGAAGCTCCTGCAGAACCGATAACGGTGACTGCGGGAAACGATGAGGAAACCGACGATTCCGACCAGGATTACTGGTTCTGA
- a CDS encoding tyrosine-type recombinase/integrase, whose translation MGSFGKAPSQIRITPHIFCHTLAVHLLEAGVEVNVIRGWLGHVSLNTTNRYAEITIRTKADALELCEPVVANVGAGHANLRGKTMLECWPG comes from the coding sequence TTGGGAAGCTTCGGCAAAGCCCCGTCTCAGATTAGAATCACTCCTCACATATTCTGCCATACCCTTGCAGTCCATCTGCTGGAGGCGGGTGTCGAGGTAAATGTTATCAGGGGATGGTTGGGGCACGTCAGTCTGAACACGACCAACAGATATGCTGAAATCACCATCCGCACGAAGGCTGACGCTTTGGAACTCTGCGAACCGGTTGTAGCAAACGTGGGTGCCGGGCACGCAAACCTGCGAGGCAAGACGATGTTGGAATGTTGGCCTGGCTGA
- the rplT gene encoding 50S ribosomal protein L20 gives MARVKRGVTARARHKKILKLAKGYYGARSRVYRVAKQAVIKAGQYAYRDRKQKKRQFRALWIVRINAAARQFGISYSRMINGLNKANVAIDRKVLADLAVRDIEAFGEIAKIAIANQSKP, from the coding sequence ATGGCTAGAGTAAAACGCGGCGTCACCGCTAGAGCAAGACACAAAAAGATTTTAAAGCTGGCAAAAGGCTATTATGGTGCCCGTAGCCGGGTTTATCGCGTAGCGAAACAAGCCGTCATCAAGGCCGGTCAATATGCCTATCGCGACCGTAAACAGAAAAAACGCCAATTTCGTGCCCTGTGGATCGTGCGTATCAACGCTGCCGCACGTCAATTCGGCATTTCTTATAGCCGTATGATCAATGGCTTGAACAAAGCCAACGTGGCGATCGATCGTAAAGTGCTGGCCGATTTGGCCGTGCGCGATATCGAAGCGTTCGGCGAAATCGCCAAGATCGCCATTGCCAACCAAAGCAAGCCTTAA
- a CDS encoding DUF4942 domain-containing protein yields the protein MAGEFQLPHELALTNAFIDNAVLMFNAAVEAARQAVVSEARASRYRTMLGKTLGELSGGGISSEDDSSSDAVKRSLFKRYHDLKNRAWASILRSTQVTSRLSSAAQKRLESDFETVKSLEFTVSNIYGFLQGIIDQQGEIQLSMVCDVFDLITRYYSDNAVFYMGWKSNDKHRTLGMRIKTTRFVLPGHKVESYHNSLNWESERLLADFDKVFALLDGKTEADVSLVSVFRQHFHELRAGKRISGSYFDVRYYPGVGTIHFFPKSKTLIDRMNRWVGRQRRWLPPVDTQAGQGFWQQFEQAESFDRAFHSEVNRQCPRSSRHIHFDPFWAIKHGGESERERGHRLLTQAMSTVLASRGIDPDAVLENEPSSLLEWTGSLPSSTDLALAS from the coding sequence GTGGCGGGCGAGTTTCAACTGCCCCATGAGTTGGCCTTGACGAATGCCTTCATCGATAACGCGGTGTTGATGTTCAATGCCGCGGTCGAAGCAGCGCGACAGGCCGTGGTCAGTGAAGCCCGAGCCAGCCGTTATCGGACCATGCTGGGCAAAACGCTCGGCGAACTGAGCGGTGGCGGTATCAGTAGTGAAGACGACTCGTCATCGGATGCGGTGAAGCGGTCGCTGTTCAAACGTTATCACGATCTGAAGAATCGGGCCTGGGCCAGCATCTTACGCTCGACACAGGTCACTTCGCGCTTGTCATCGGCGGCGCAGAAACGCTTGGAGTCGGATTTCGAAACGGTGAAATCCTTGGAATTTACCGTGTCGAATATCTACGGCTTTCTGCAAGGCATCATCGATCAGCAAGGTGAAATTCAACTGAGCATGGTGTGCGATGTGTTTGATTTGATCACCCGCTATTACAGTGACAATGCAGTGTTTTACATGGGCTGGAAAAGCAATGACAAACATCGCACGCTGGGGATGCGGATCAAAACCACGCGTTTCGTTCTACCAGGGCACAAAGTTGAGTCTTATCATAACAGTCTGAACTGGGAGTCGGAACGTCTGTTAGCGGATTTCGACAAGGTGTTTGCGTTGCTCGATGGTAAGACCGAAGCGGACGTGAGTTTGGTGTCGGTGTTTCGGCAGCATTTTCATGAACTTCGGGCTGGAAAACGGATCAGCGGCAGTTATTTTGACGTTCGCTATTATCCAGGCGTCGGCACCATCCACTTTTTTCCAAAGAGCAAAACCTTGATCGACCGCATGAACCGTTGGGTCGGTCGCCAGCGCCGCTGGTTACCGCCTGTAGATACTCAAGCCGGACAAGGCTTCTGGCAGCAGTTCGAACAGGCAGAATCGTTCGACAGAGCGTTTCACAGCGAAGTGAACAGGCAGTGTCCTCGCAGTAGCCGGCATATCCATTTCGATCCCTTTTGGGCGATCAAGCACGGCGGCGAGTCGGAACGGGAAAGAGGTCATCGTCTGTTAACCCAGGCGATGAGCACGGTACTTGCCAGCCGAGGCATCGATCCCGATGCGGTATTGGAAAACGAACCATCCAGCTTGCTGGAATGGACTGGCTCATTACCATCTTCTACCGACCTGGCTTTGGCATCGTAA
- the pheS gene encoding phenylalanine--tRNA ligase subunit alpha, with amino-acid sequence MSASIEEILTQALQALADAKDLSELDQARVHYLGKKGLFTEQMKELGKLDPEQRKSVGQVINTAKNSFQEALDSRKQNLESAALQARLAAERIDVTLPGRGQAIAGLHPVTVTMRRIGKIFADAGFDIAEGPEIEDDYHNFGALNIPEHHPARAMHDTFYFDAHTVLRTHTSPVQIRVMESSEPPLKVIAPGRVYRCDSDMTHSPMFHQVEGFLVDTDVSFGDLKGVIFEFLRAFFEKDVNVRFRPSYFPFTEPSAEFDVSCVMCDGKGCRVCKQTGWLEVGGCGMIHPEVFKSVGIDHERYSGFAFGTGVERLAMMRYGINDLRMFFENDLKFLQQFK; translated from the coding sequence GTGTCGGCTAGTATCGAAGAAATTCTTACGCAGGCATTACAAGCGCTTGCGGACGCCAAAGACCTGTCCGAGCTGGATCAGGCCAGAGTTCATTACCTCGGTAAAAAAGGTTTGTTTACCGAACAGATGAAGGAACTGGGAAAACTTGATCCCGAACAGCGCAAAAGCGTTGGCCAAGTCATCAACACCGCAAAAAACAGTTTTCAGGAAGCCCTGGATAGTCGCAAGCAAAACCTGGAGTCGGCGGCATTGCAAGCGCGACTGGCGGCGGAGCGTATTGACGTGACGTTACCGGGCAGAGGCCAAGCCATCGCCGGCCTCCATCCCGTCACCGTAACGATGCGCCGCATCGGCAAAATTTTTGCCGACGCCGGTTTCGACATCGCCGAAGGTCCCGAAATCGAAGACGACTATCATAATTTTGGTGCATTGAACATTCCCGAGCATCATCCTGCGCGGGCGATGCACGACACCTTCTATTTCGATGCGCATACCGTGCTTAGAACCCATACCTCGCCGGTGCAGATCAGGGTCATGGAATCCTCCGAACCTCCACTGAAAGTCATCGCGCCAGGCCGTGTGTATCGTTGCGACTCGGACATGACTCATTCGCCGATGTTTCATCAGGTCGAAGGCTTTCTGGTCGATACCGACGTCAGTTTCGGCGATCTGAAAGGGGTGATTTTCGAATTTTTACGCGCCTTTTTCGAAAAAGACGTGAATGTGCGTTTCCGCCCGTCTTATTTTCCATTTACCGAACCTTCCGCCGAATTCGACGTTTCTTGCGTGATGTGCGACGGCAAGGGCTGCCGGGTTTGCAAACAGACCGGCTGGCTGGAAGTCGGCGGCTGCGGCATGATACATCCGGAAGTCTTCAAATCGGTCGGCATCGATCACGAGCGTTATTCCGGCTTCGCCTTCGGCACGGGCGTCGAGCGCCTGGCGATGATGCGCTACGGCATCAACGATTTGAGAATGTTCTTCGAGAACGATCTCAAATTCCTGCAACAGTTTAAATGA
- the pheT gene encoding phenylalanine--tRNA ligase subunit beta yields MQVSEAWLRELINPPVNTEQLVAQLTMAGLEVDAVTPVAAEFGGVVVGQVLSTEQHPNADKLRVCQVNVGQAEPLQIVCGASNVRPGLKIPAALIGAVLPGDFKIKQSKLRGELSFGMLCSETELGLATSSSGLMELPDDAPVGTDIRNYLMLNDNVIELGLTPNRADCLSVEGVAREAAVLNKLAFQNLAVEPAAVVHQETLEIKVEAPEACPVYLGRLIKGIDQNAQTPLWMQERLRRSGIRSLSPVVDVTNYVLLELGQPLHAFDAAKLAAPIVVRNSRKGESLALLNDQTIELVGEALVIADQKQALALAGVMGGSASAVSDSTQDIFLECAFFTPRSIAGKARGFGLHTDSSHRFERGVDFTLQQRAIERATQLIVEIAGGSVGPINAVVCETHLPARQPVKLRKQRLEKLLGITRSNAEISSLFQGLGMQVIESADGWEITPPGFRFDIAIEEDLLEEVGRIVGYDNLPTRTLMMRTKLGNATEALLPMARLQDCLVDRGYQEAITYSFVDEAMQKAVAPNDEFIRLQNPISSELAVMRTTLWSGLLDAALYNVNRQQTRVRLFETGLRFIRHNGETLQQKMLAGLALGSAYAEQWGEKSRDIDFFDVKADVEALLALSGSGLSFQPSQHPALHPGQTAEIVDANADFVGLIGMLHPNLEKQLGFDGPVFLFELIQDKILQREVPKFAPLSKFPSVRRDVALLVRQEISAKQILDCIESSREASVRDVSIFDVYQGKGIEEGFKSVALSLVLQDFAQTLTDSEIDAIFRRLLEKLSAQLDAKLRE; encoded by the coding sequence ATGCAAGTAAGTGAAGCGTGGTTGAGGGAACTGATCAATCCACCCGTCAACACAGAACAATTGGTCGCCCAATTGACTATGGCCGGTTTGGAGGTCGATGCGGTAACGCCCGTTGCGGCCGAGTTCGGCGGCGTCGTGGTGGGGCAGGTGCTCAGCACCGAGCAACATCCGAATGCTGACAAACTTAGGGTTTGCCAGGTCAATGTCGGCCAAGCGGAGCCTTTGCAAATCGTCTGCGGCGCCAGCAATGTGCGTCCGGGGCTGAAAATTCCCGCCGCTCTCATTGGCGCGGTCTTGCCGGGCGATTTCAAGATCAAGCAATCCAAGCTGCGCGGCGAATTGTCATTCGGCATGCTGTGCTCTGAAACCGAATTGGGCTTGGCGACGAGTTCCAGCGGCTTGATGGAATTGCCCGACGATGCGCCTGTCGGCACGGACATTCGCAATTATTTGATGTTGAACGATAATGTCATCGAACTGGGTTTGACGCCGAATCGGGCGGATTGTTTGAGCGTCGAAGGCGTGGCTCGTGAAGCGGCTGTGTTGAATAAGCTGGCGTTCCAGAACCTTGCTGTCGAACCGGCAGCGGTCGTTCATCAAGAGACCTTGGAAATCAAGGTCGAAGCGCCCGAAGCCTGTCCGGTTTATCTAGGTCGTTTGATCAAAGGCATCGATCAAAACGCGCAAACGCCATTATGGATGCAGGAACGCCTGCGCCGTTCGGGGATTCGTAGTCTGAGCCCGGTGGTCGATGTCACCAATTATGTGTTGTTGGAGCTGGGCCAGCCCTTGCACGCCTTCGACGCCGCCAAATTGGCAGCGCCCATCGTGGTTCGCAACAGCCGTAAAGGTGAAAGCCTGGCTTTGTTGAACGATCAGACCATCGAGCTGGTCGGCGAAGCCTTGGTCATCGCCGACCAGAAACAAGCCCTGGCCCTGGCCGGCGTGATGGGCGGCAGTGCCAGCGCCGTGTCCGACAGCACGCAGGACATTTTCCTGGAATGCGCATTTTTCACGCCGCGCAGCATTGCCGGCAAGGCGCGGGGTTTTGGTTTGCATACCGATTCGTCGCACCGTTTCGAGCGTGGCGTCGATTTTACCTTGCAGCAACGCGCAATCGAGCGGGCCACGCAGCTGATCGTCGAAATCGCCGGCGGCAGTGTTGGTCCAATCAATGCGGTCGTCTGCGAAACGCATTTGCCGGCACGGCAGCCGGTCAAGTTGCGCAAACAACGTCTGGAAAAACTACTCGGCATTACACGATCGAACGCAGAAATTAGCAGTCTATTCCAAGGTCTGGGCATGCAGGTCATCGAATCCGCCGATGGCTGGGAAATCACCCCACCCGGTTTTCGTTTCGATATCGCAATCGAAGAAGATCTACTGGAAGAGGTCGGTCGTATCGTAGGCTATGACAATTTGCCCACGCGCACGCTAATGATGCGTACCAAACTGGGAAACGCCACCGAAGCCTTGCTGCCGATGGCAAGATTGCAGGATTGCCTGGTCGACAGGGGCTATCAGGAAGCAATTACGTATAGTTTTGTCGACGAAGCCATGCAAAAGGCCGTGGCGCCGAATGACGAGTTCATTCGTCTACAAAACCCGATTTCTTCGGAATTGGCGGTAATGCGTACGACATTGTGGAGCGGTTTGTTGGATGCCGCGCTGTACAACGTCAATCGCCAACAAACACGCGTGCGTTTGTTTGAAACAGGTTTGCGTTTCATTCGGCACAATGGCGAGACACTGCAACAAAAAATGCTGGCCGGTCTGGCTTTAGGTAGCGCTTACGCCGAGCAATGGGGTGAAAAGAGCAGAGACATCGACTTTTTTGATGTGAAAGCCGATGTGGAAGCGTTGCTGGCTTTGTCTGGCAGTGGTTTGAGTTTTCAGCCGTCGCAACACCCCGCATTACATCCAGGACAGACGGCTGAAATCGTTGACGCTAACGCGGATTTTGTCGGCTTGATTGGCATGTTGCATCCTAATCTGGAAAAGCAGCTAGGTTTCGATGGTCCTGTTTTTCTGTTTGAATTGATTCAGGATAAAATTTTGCAACGCGAGGTGCCTAAATTTGCGCCGTTGTCTAAATTTCCATCCGTACGTAGAGATGTGGCCTTATTGGTTCGGCAGGAAATTTCGGCCAAGCAAATTCTGGATTGCATTGAAAGCAGTCGAGAAGCGTCGGTGCGGGACGTGTCTATATTCGATGTTTATCAAGGCAAGGGCATAGAAGAGGGTTTTAAAAGTGTCGCGTTGAGTCTTGTGTTGCAAGATTTCGCGCAAACGCTCACTGACTCTGAAATTGATGCTATATTTCGCAGGTTGCTGGAAAAATTGTCGGCACAACTAGATGCAAAATTGAGGGAGTGA